TTGAAGCCAGGCTTTTTTTGGCTGAGCGACCGGTCCCGCCCATCCTCTTTCAGGCAGGCGATGCGGGCATGGATCACCTCGATCCCCTGCGCGCGCGCCCAATCCTGCAGATCGCGGGTATTGGGGATGACGATTCGGTTCATCCGCTCGAAGAAGGGCTGCCAGCGGGCATTTTCCTCGGGTGTGCCCTTGGGCTCCAGATAGGTGTTCTGGATGTCGATCACCAACAGGGCCGTCTCGGCGGGCGGCAGGGCAAAATCGTCCGGCTCGGGCGCGGTTTCATAGTAGAAAGAGCGATAGGAGGTCTTCCAGGTCATCGGTATCTCCGTTCCTGACTCATGCGGCCCGGGCGGGCGTTTCCTTTGCCGCCCAATGTCCGGGCGCGATCTCGACCATCTGCAGGCGCGGCGGCTCCTGCCCCAGGGGCCGGACGGGTGAGCCGGCCTCGCCCGCACGTGGCAGGACTGCGCTTCGCCTGTGTTCGGGGTCGGGAACCGGCACCGCAGAGAGCAACCGGCGCGTATAGGAATGGGCCGGCGCACGCAGCACCTGATCGCGTGTCCCGGTTTCGACGATCTGGCCCAGGTTCATGACGGCCACCCGGTCGGCAACCTGATCGATCACGGCCATGTCGTGACTGATGAACAGATAGGCCAGCCCCCGTTCTTCCTGCAATTCACGCAGCAGGTCCAGAACCTGTGCCTGCACGGATACGTCGAGTGCCGAGACGCTTTCATCGGCGACAATGATCCTGGGCTCCAGCGCCAGCGCCCGGGCGATGCAGATCCGTTGACGCTGACCGCCCGAGAATTCATGCGGGTAGCGTGCCATTTGCTCGGGCGTCAGACCCACGCGGCGGAACAGCATCTCCACCCGATCCTGTAGCGCGCTGCCTGCGGCGAGGCCGTGAATGACAAGGGGTTCGGCGACCTGACGCCCCACGGTCATACGCGCGTCGAGCGAGGCGCCGGGGTCCTGGAACACCATCTGGATGTTGCGCCGGATCGGTTTCAGCCCCTGCGGGCTGAGCCCCGCCATGTGCTGCCCGTCGACCCGGATATGCCCCTGCCACGGCACCAGCCCCAGAAGCGCCTTGCCGATCGTCGACTTGCCGCAGCCCGATTCCCCCACCAGGGCCAGCGTTTCGCCGGGGCTGATCCGCAGGCTGACCCCTTCGACGGCATGGACCTGCGCCTTCACCCGGTTCAGCACGCCGCCGCGCATCGGAAAGCGGACGGTCAGGTCGGTCACCTCGACCACGTCGCGGCGCCGGTCGGGGCTGGGGCGCGCGGGGGCCTGACCCAGCCGCGGCACGGCATCCAGCAACTGGCGTGCATAGGCTGTCTGCGGGGCTGCGAAAAGCCGACGCACCGGCGCGGCCTCTTCCTGACGGCCATTGCGCATCACCACCACCCGGCTGGCCATTTCGGCCACGACGCCCATGTCATGCGTGATCATCAGAACCGTCGTGCCGTGTTCGCGCTGAAGCGCCCGGATCAATTCCAGAACCTCGGCCTGAACGGTGACGTCAAGCGCGGTGGTGGGCTCATCGGCGATCAGGATTTCGGGCTTGCAGGCCAGCGCGATGGCAATCATCACCCGCTGCCGCATGCCCCCCGACAATTCATGGGGATATTGCTTCAGCCGTCTTTCGGCATCGGTGATCTGAACGTCGCGCAGCAGCTCCAGCGCCCGTGCGGCCGCCTCGGACGCCGCACAGGCGCGGTGTTCCAGAAGAACCTCGGTAATCTGCCGTCCGATGGTCATTACCGGGTTCAGCGAGGTCATCGGTTCCTGGAAGATCATGGAAACCCGATTGGCCCGGATGTCGCGCATCCGGGCATCGCTGCGCCCGGCAAGCTCTGTGCCGTCGGCCAGACGGATCGACCCCGTCGCAATCCGCGCCATGCGCGGCAAGAGGCCCATGATCGCCAGCGCGGTCATCGACTTGCCAGAGCCGCTTTCGCCGGCAAGGCACAGCGTTTCGCCCCGGTGCAGCGTAAAGCCCAGGTCCTCGACCACGGGCCTGGCGCCGTCGGGGGTGGCGACCTCGATGGTCAGCCCGTCCACGGTCAGAACCGGGCGCGGCATGTCCCCGCGCCCGGTGGTTTCGGCCGTGGCCGTCATTCGAAGACGACCCGCGGCAGGTAGAACGAGACGACCCAGTTGGGCATGTCCACGATCTCGGATATCCTGAGGTCGCCGCAGACCGAACACAGCATGTAGGCCTGCACCGGGTCCATCTTGTGGGTCGTGCAGATCAGGTCGATCATCGCCGACAGCGCATCGCGGGCACCCGTCATCAGGTCGGGGCCGATGCCCGTCGTCACCTCGTACCCCTTTCTGTCGATGTGGCGCGTGACCGGCCCCTCTGTCGTGAAGCGCGGGAACGCCAACGGCTGGTCCTTGATCAGGTCCAGCGTCAGCGCGACGTTCATCGGGCTTTCGATGGCCGTGCCGCACACCTCCCCATCGCCCTGCGCGGCATGGGTGTCGCCGATCGAGAAAAGCGCCCCCTCGACCTCGACCGGCAGGTAGAGAGTGGTGCCCGCGCTCAGGTCGCGGATATCCATGTTCCCGCCCATGCGCCGCGGCGGCACGACCGAATGCGTTCCCGCCTCTGCCGGGGCCAGACCGATGGTGCCGGCGAAGGGTTTCAACGGCACGCGGGCCACATCGCCGTAAAGCGCGGGCGCGGTGACATGGGGGTCGTAGTCCCAGATATGCAGCGCGCCGTCCGGGAACTGGTCGGCAAGTAGCCCGAAGCCGGGTATGTTCGCCGTCCAGCCCCAGCCCGAGGGGGTGAACGCCTCGATCGTGATCTTCAGCACGTCCCCAGGCTGGGCGCCGTCCACATAGACGGGCCCGGTGACCGGGTTGATCTTGTCGAAGGACAGCGTCGCCAGATCGGCCGAGGTGCTGTCCCGGTTCAGTTGCCCGCCCGAGGCATCGATGCATTCGAAATGCATATGCCCCCCCGGGGCCACGGTGGCGACGGGCGGGATCGCGTGATCCCACCCGAAGTGATGGTGCCGGCCGTGGATCGTGTGGCCGCCGCAGTTACTGCACATCGGTCGAATACACGTAGTCGTAGTTGACCGGCACATGCACCGGGTCGACGAAGATCGCGTCCGGGCCGCCCAGCTTGGCGGAGCGCATGGTGAAGCGCTGCTCGTTGAAGACCGGCACCCAAGGCGCGTCTTCCATGATGGCGAGGTAGATTTCGCGCCATTTCTCTTCACGCTCCGCGGCCATGGCGGGGTCGACCATTGCGTCGGCCTCCACCGCCTTGGCGTCGAGGTCCTTGTTGCAGTACCACGACCAGTTCCAGCCACCCTGCACCGCGCCGTCGCAGCCGAGGATCGGTCCGTAGAAGTTCGACGGATCGGGGAAATCGGCGATCCAGGCCATGCCGCCCGACCAGATCATCGGTGCCTGATCCGGCTCGCCGCCCGCGGCGATCACGTTGGCCTGGGCGAGGCTGCGGATTTCCGCCTTGATGCCGATGGCCGCCAGATCCTGCTGAAAGCTTTGCGCGATCCTTGGATTTGGGTCGGTGTTGTAGACGTAAAGCTCGGTCTCGAACCCGTCGGGGAAGCCCGCCTCGGCCAGAAGCGCCTTGGCCGCCGCAGGGTCATAGGCGTACCCTTCGTAGTCCGGCGCATAGCCCGGCATGGTCGGCGGCAGCGGCTGATTGGCGGGCACCGCGCGGCCGTTGATGATCCGAACGGCGCGGTCCTTGTTGATCGCCATGTTCACGGCCTGCCGGACCTTCACGTTGTCGAAGGGGGCCATGTTGACGTTCATCGTGATGTAGCCGGTGTGAAGCTGCCCGCCCTCGATCACGAAATCCTTGTAGGCGGGGTCCTGCGTGACCTCCAGGAACTTGGCGGGCGGGATGCCGTCGCCGGGAATGTCGGCCTGCCCCTGCTGCAGGCGCAATAGCGCCACGATGGGCTCCAGCCCGATTTCGAAGGTGATCTGGTCAAGCTTCGGCACGCCCGCGTTCCAGTAATCGGTGTTGCGCGCGAAGGTCAGGCTCTGGCCCAGCGTCCAGTCCTCCAGATAGAAGGCGCCGGTGCCGACCGGGTGTTTGCCGAAATCCTGCCCGTATTCTTCCACCACCTCTTTCGGCACGACGGAAGAGAAGTTGATCGCCATCACATGCAGGAAGGTGGCATCGGGGCGCGACAGCTTGATCTCGATGGTGTAGGGGTCGATCACGGTCACGCCTGACAGGCTTTCGGCCTCGCCCGCGGCCATCGCGTCATAGCCCGCGATCGAGCCGAAGAA
The genomic region above belongs to Rhodovulum sp. P5 and contains:
- a CDS encoding acetamidase/formamidase family protein, with the translated sequence MCSNCGGHTIHGRHHHFGWDHAIPPVATVAPGGHMHFECIDASGGQLNRDSTSADLATLSFDKINPVTGPVYVDGAQPGDVLKITIEAFTPSGWGWTANIPGFGLLADQFPDGALHIWDYDPHVTAPALYGDVARVPLKPFAGTIGLAPAEAGTHSVVPPRRMGGNMDIRDLSAGTTLYLPVEVEGALFSIGDTHAAQGDGEVCGTAIESPMNVALTLDLIKDQPLAFPRFTTEGPVTRHIDRKGYEVTTGIGPDLMTGARDALSAMIDLICTTHKMDPVQAYMLCSVCGDLRISEIVDMPNWVVSFYLPRVVFE
- a CDS encoding ABC transporter substrate-binding protein — protein: MGKTLATSLLALAVAAPALAQDFTDAKQGGSMIVTYKDDVSTLDPAIGYDWQNWSMIKSLFDGLMDYQPGTTELKKDLAEDYTISDDGMTYTFTLHKGVTFHNGREMTAEDVKYSLDRVTNPKTLSPGAGFFGSIAGYDAMAAGEAESLSGVTVIDPYTIEIKLSRPDATFLHVMAINFSSVVPKEVVEEYGQDFGKHPVGTGAFYLEDWTLGQSLTFARNTDYWNAGVPKLDQITFEIGLEPIVALLRLQQGQADIPGDGIPPAKFLEVTQDPAYKDFVIEGGQLHTGYITMNVNMAPFDNVKVRQAVNMAINKDRAVRIINGRAVPANQPLPPTMPGYAPDYEGYAYDPAAAKALLAEAGFPDGFETELYVYNTDPNPRIAQSFQQDLAAIGIKAEIRSLAQANVIAAGGEPDQAPMIWSGGMAWIADFPDPSNFYGPILGCDGAVQGGWNWSWYCNKDLDAKAVEADAMVDPAMAAEREEKWREIYLAIMEDAPWVPVFNEQRFTMRSAKLGGPDAIFVDPVHVPVNYDYVYSTDVQ
- a CDS encoding ABC transporter ATP-binding protein: MTATAETTGRGDMPRPVLTVDGLTIEVATPDGARPVVEDLGFTLHRGETLCLAGESGSGKSMTALAIMGLLPRMARIATGSIRLADGTELAGRSDARMRDIRANRVSMIFQEPMTSLNPVMTIGRQITEVLLEHRACAASEAAARALELLRDVQITDAERRLKQYPHELSGGMRQRVMIAIALACKPEILIADEPTTALDVTVQAEVLELIRALQREHGTTVLMITHDMGVVAEMASRVVVMRNGRQEEAAPVRRLFAAPQTAYARQLLDAVPRLGQAPARPSPDRRRDVVEVTDLTVRFPMRGGVLNRVKAQVHAVEGVSLRISPGETLALVGESGCGKSTIGKALLGLVPWQGHIRVDGQHMAGLSPQGLKPIRRNIQMVFQDPGASLDARMTVGRQVAEPLVIHGLAAGSALQDRVEMLFRRVGLTPEQMARYPHEFSGGQRQRICIARALALEPRIIVADESVSALDVSVQAQVLDLLRELQEERGLAYLFISHDMAVIDQVADRVAVMNLGQIVETGTRDQVLRAPAHSYTRRLLSAVPVPDPEHRRSAVLPRAGEAGSPVRPLGQEPPRLQMVEIAPGHWAAKETPARAA